A DNA window from Hordeum vulgare subsp. vulgare chromosome 1H, MorexV3_pseudomolecules_assembly, whole genome shotgun sequence contains the following coding sequences:
- the LOC123425567 gene encoding desiccation-related protein PCC13-62-like — protein sequence MARAHGAFLLRLLAAGLQTVAIAAFVPVTQTDDPRCRPSLPRRGAIAVYPSDMEQLQFLLNPKFVEAEWFLHAALGRGIDYLDRNLSAGGPPPVGARKASLDFRTTEIAAELGYQEVGHIRAITQANGGFPRPPIDLSADRFAAVMDDAMGARLDPPFDAYNGTVNFLLASYIFPHVTAAAAVGISPNLMGYASKRLHASVLAVEAGQDAVIRMLLYQHADETVAPYKGRTVAEFTRRISDWRNGLSGCGAKDEGVKVLNRHQGAERRTISNILGAGVDSLGYQRTPAEALRILYGSRNEQVPGGFLPRGANGTIARGFFQLA from the coding sequence ATGGCTCGCGCGCACGGCGCCTTCCTGCTGCGTCTGCTGGCCGCCGGCCTGCAGACCGTCGCGATCGCGGCGTTCGTACCAGTCACGCAGACGGACGACCCGCGGTGCCGGCCGAGCCTGCCGCGGCGGGGCGCCATTGCGGTGTACCCGAGCGACATGGAGCAGCTGCAGTTCCTGCTCAACCCCAAGTTCGTGGAGGCGGAGTGGTTCCTCCACGCCGCACTGGGCCGCGGCATCGACTACCTCGACCGCAACCTCTCGGCGGGCGGCCCGCCCCCCGTCGGCGCGCGCAAGGCCAGCCTCGACTTCCGCACCACCGAGATCGCCGCCGAGCTCGGGTACCAGGAGGTTGGCCACATCCGGGCCATCACGCAAGCCAACGGCGGGTTCCCGCGCCCTCCCATCGACCTCAGCGCCGACCGCTTCGCCGCCGTCATGGACGACGCCATGGGCGCGCGCCTCGACCCGCCCTTCGACGCCTACAACGGCACCGTCAACTTCCTCCTCGCCTCCTACATCTTCCCCCacgtcaccgccgccgccgccgtcggcatcAGCCCCAACCTCATGGGCTACGCCTCGAAACGCCTCCACGCCAGCGTGCTGGCCGTGGAGGCCGGGCAGGACGCGGTGATCAGGATGCTGCTGTACCAGCACGCCGACGAGACGGTGGCGCCCTACAAGGGCCGCACGGTGGCCGAGTTCACGCGCCGGATCTCCGACTGGCGCAACGGGCTGTCCGGCTGCGGCGCCAAGGACGAGGGAGTCAAGGTGCTGAACCGGCATCAGGGAGCGGAGCGGCGCACCATCAGCAACATCCTCGGCGCCGGCGTGGACTCGCTCGGGTACCAACGCACCCCGGCGGAGGCGCTGCGCATCCTCTACGGCTCGCGCAACGAGCAGGTGCCCGGCGGGTTCCTGCCCCGGGGCGCCAACGGCACCATTGCCAGAGGATTCTTCCAGCTCGCGTAG
- the LOC123397047 gene encoding uncharacterized protein LOC123397047, protein MDLRWSVEVKGGDALSSGRVLNGRRGVVTHVSLVHPPPTSAVGAQRVVFVEAYVKTVDGTLALASLSTDRPRAELPRPVLVMGLDLFCSRVRRQGGDLAGDEAVAVRFEGRFNDGYVLPAPLEDEEDRMMWSSEDDDDDNTGAEDDESVGSDSEDYYDDDSSSEDEEESDDEVDGQAAMASSADNDVLLQMVHPRKLVPEGQFLGGPAPRFAAAGKTAGFMRVAITERQEEADHKQILVLYRYTRFSASPYGVEARRSTKEHQLRFMATGDHTARSLAWAGSSLGLLIYPLGFRKKLRELWSSLASQVSVPPGARSVEVFVDVGLLRPADYTLASMRHMCDALEGMVAKPWPGRFTGMELHLPEPVRCIGDADAYERPANQRKVVAAGQECCMDDVGEQPAKRRRAVAAGEDCPVCCQLLEGDDIAAWPGCGKPHVYHGACLEQVLRMSETCPLCRRNLYIERR, encoded by the coding sequence ATGGACCTCCGCTGGTCCGTCGAGGTCAAGGGCGGCGACGCCCTGAGTTCCGGGCGCGTGCTGAACGGCCGCCGCGGCGTCGTCACCCACGTGTCCCTCGTCCACCCGCCGCCGACGAGCGCAGTTGGCGCCCAGCGCGTCGTCTTCGTGGAAGCCTACGTCAAGACCGTCGACGGGACCCTCGCGCTCGCGTCACTGTCGACCGATAGGCCGCGCGCGGAGCTGCCGCGCCCGGTGCTGGTGATGGGCCTCGATCTCTTTTGCTCTCGCGTGAGGCGGCAGGGCGGCGACCTCGCTGGTGATGAGGCCGTCGCCGTTCGGTTTGAGGGCCGCTTCAACGACGGTTACGTTCTTCCTGCACCGTTGGAGGACGAAGAAGATCGGATGATGTGGTCGTCggaggatgacgacgatgacaacaccgGGGCCGAGGACGACGAATCGGTGGGTTCGGATTCGGAAGACTACTACGACGATGACAGCAGCagcgaggatgaggaggagagcgacgaTGAGGTTGACGGACAAGCGGCCATGGCGAGCAGCGCCGACAACGACGTGCTGCTACAGATGGTGCACCCCAGGAAGCTCGTCCCCGAGGGACAGTTTCTTGGAGGTCCGGCGCCGCGGTTCGCCGCCGCCGGGAAGACGGCCGGCTTCATGCGGGTGGCCATCACGGAGAGGCAAGAAGAAGCAGACCACAAGCAGATCCTGGTGCTGTACCGCTACACCCGCTTCTCGGCATCACCGTACGGCGTGGAAGCGCGCAGGAGCACGAAGGAGCACCAGCTCCGGTTCATGGCCACCGGCGACCACACGGCGAGGTCGCTGGCGTGGGCCGGGTCGTCTCTGGGACTGCTGATATACCCCCTTGGCTTCAGGAAGAAGCTCCGGGAGCTATGGTCCAGCTTGGCGTCGCAGGTGAGCGTCCCGCCGGGAGCAAGAAGCGTCGAGGTGTTCGTCGACGTTGGCCTCCTCCGGCCGGCGGACTACACGCTAGCGAGCATGCGGCACATGTGCGACGCGCTGGAGGGCATGGTGGCGAAGCCGTGGCCCGGACGCTTCACGGGCATGGAGCTGCACTTGCCGGAGCCGGTACGGTGCATCGGGGACGCCGACGCGTACGAGCGGCCGGCAAACCAGAGGAAGGTCGTCGCGGCCGGGCAGGAGTGCTGCATGGACGACGTCGGTGAACAGCCAGCGAAGCGAAGGAGGGCTGTCGCCGCCGGGGAGGATTGCCCCGTCTGCTGCCAGCTGCTGGAGGGCGACGACATCGCCGCGTGGCCGGGGTGCGGCAAGCCCCACGTCTACCATGGCGCGTGCCTCGAGCAAGTCCTCAGGATGAGCGAGACGTGCCCGCTTTGCAGGCGCAACCTGTACATCGAGAGGAGATAA